A window of Actinopolymorpha sp. NPDC004070 contains these coding sequences:
- a CDS encoding PGPGW domain-containing protein produces the protein MVGVLLIVAGLVMFVAPGPGWLTVILGLAVLATEFAWAHRTLEWSKDKARAAGEKAMDPKARRRNVLIGAGVAVLVAAAAAAWVVTQGWPGPVVSAWEWVRSLR, from the coding sequence GTGGTCGGTGTGCTGCTCATCGTCGCCGGGCTCGTCATGTTCGTCGCGCCCGGTCCCGGCTGGCTCACGGTCATCCTCGGACTCGCGGTGCTGGCCACGGAGTTCGCGTGGGCACACCGGACCCTGGAGTGGTCGAAGGACAAGGCGCGCGCCGCGGGTGAGAAGGCGATGGACCCCAAGGCCCGCAGGCGCAACGTCCTGATCGGCGCCGGCGTGGCGGTGCTCGTCGCCGCTGCCGCGGCCGCGTGGGTGGTGACGCAGGGATGGCCCGGCCCGGTCGTCTCCGCGTGGGAGTGGGTCCGGTCGTTGCGGTAG
- a CDS encoding SsgA family sporulation/cell division regulator encodes MDALPASITHALPLRLIDGTGAALRLTAELRYDAADPYAVDAVFHTGEPRGVRWVFARELLSEGLFRPTGDGDVHVSPLVDETGRAIVLIELRSPDGEAVLHAPADGLATFLQSTYSLIPPGEESGHVDLDLLVEELRRSSGPAV; translated from the coding sequence ATGGATGCACTACCCGCTTCGATCACGCACGCGCTGCCGCTCCGCCTCATCGACGGAACGGGAGCCGCGCTGCGGCTGACCGCAGAGCTTCGATACGACGCCGCCGACCCGTATGCCGTCGACGCGGTGTTCCACACTGGCGAACCCCGCGGTGTCCGCTGGGTCTTCGCCAGGGAACTCCTGTCCGAAGGTCTGTTCCGGCCCACCGGTGACGGTGACGTGCACGTTTCGCCCCTCGTGGACGAGACGGGCCGCGCCATCGTGCTCATCGAGCTCCGCTCCCCCGACGGGGAGGCGGTGCTCCATGCTCCGGCGGACGGCCTCGCGACCTTCCTGCAGAGCACGTACTCGCTCATTCCTCCGGGTGAGGAGAGCGGGCACGTCGACCTCGACCTGCTGGTCGAGGAACTGCGCCGCAGCTCCGGCCCGGCGGTCTAG
- a CDS encoding aminodeoxychorismate lyase: MRVWVDDRLVEDPYAPALAPLDHGVTVGDGVFETLKVVDGRPFALTRHLDRLARSAHGLGLTGLDLVAVRRGVSSVLDAWDQPDGRLRITVTGGPAPLGSERGNQGLTLMVAIAGLPPRPQSTGLATVPWPRNERGALAGLKTTSYAENVVALARAREHGATEALFANTVGNVCEGTGSNLFVVLGGEVYTPPLSAGCLAGVTRALVLEWCGAYEKDLPMSALEEAEELFLTSTTRDVQAVSSLDGREFPAPGPVTARVMAEFARAAADHIDP, from the coding sequence ATGAGAGTTTGGGTCGACGACCGGCTCGTCGAGGATCCGTACGCGCCCGCGCTGGCGCCGCTCGACCACGGTGTCACCGTCGGCGACGGGGTGTTCGAGACGCTCAAGGTCGTCGACGGGCGGCCGTTCGCGCTCACCAGGCACCTGGACCGGCTGGCCCGCTCCGCGCACGGCCTCGGGCTCACCGGGCTCGACCTGGTCGCCGTGCGCCGCGGCGTGTCGTCCGTCCTGGACGCGTGGGACCAGCCCGACGGCCGGCTGCGCATCACCGTTACCGGCGGGCCGGCACCGCTCGGGTCCGAACGCGGCAACCAGGGACTGACCCTCATGGTGGCGATCGCCGGGCTGCCGCCCCGCCCCCAGTCGACCGGCCTGGCCACCGTTCCGTGGCCGCGCAACGAACGCGGCGCCCTGGCCGGGCTGAAGACCACCTCGTACGCGGAGAACGTCGTCGCGCTGGCCCGCGCCCGCGAACACGGCGCGACCGAGGCGTTGTTCGCCAACACTGTCGGCAACGTGTGCGAGGGGACGGGGTCGAACCTGTTCGTCGTCCTCGGCGGTGAGGTCTACACCCCGCCGCTGTCGGCGGGATGCCTGGCGGGAGTGACCCGCGCCCTGGTGCTGGAGTGGTGCGGGGCGTACGAGAAGGACCTGCCGATGAGCGCGCTGGAGGAGGCCGAGGAGCTGTTCCTCACCTCGACAACCCGCGACGTGCAGGCGGTCAGCTCACTGGACGGGCGGGAGTTCCCCGCCCCCGGTCCGGTGACGGCGCGGGTGATGGCGGAGTTCGCCCGGGCGGCGGCCGACCACATCGATCCCTGA
- a CDS encoding CapA family protein: MSYAAVGALALGAGCSAPPGAGPTGAAGGAARVSGSAAEPGTAHTPTAAATGGANPPAARVRPHPPQPITVAFAGDIHFQNQLRPRLANPGTALASLRPELSAADLTVANLETAVTTRGRPEDKRYRFRAPPSAFAAVAAAGVDVVTMANNHAVDYGPAGLRDTLAAAARAPVAVVGIGPDADRAFAPYVTRIRGTTVAVIGADAVADPTTRHFAAGEHSPGIAVALRPDRLVAAVRAARRAADLVVVYLHWGQERVGCPTSGQRDLARRLASAGADVVVGSHAHVQLGAGMLDDTFVAYGLGNFVWYSRNSRRESTTGILTLTTVGRSVRKVRWTPGRVGGDGLPRFTSGDQALRLRREFADLTGCTGLGRIGTPPV; encoded by the coding sequence GTGTCGTACGCCGCCGTGGGGGCGCTCGCCCTCGGCGCGGGCTGTTCCGCGCCGCCGGGCGCAGGCCCGACCGGCGCGGCCGGCGGCGCCGCGCGGGTCTCGGGCTCGGCGGCGGAGCCGGGGACGGCTCACACCCCGACCGCCGCCGCCACAGGTGGGGCCAACCCCCCGGCAGCCCGGGTCAGGCCGCACCCGCCGCAGCCGATCACGGTGGCGTTCGCCGGCGACATCCACTTCCAGAACCAGCTGCGGCCGCGGCTGGCGAACCCGGGGACCGCGCTGGCTTCCCTGCGCCCGGAGCTGTCCGCCGCCGACCTCACCGTCGCGAACCTGGAGACGGCGGTCACCACCCGTGGCCGGCCCGAGGACAAGCGCTACCGGTTCCGGGCGCCGCCGAGCGCGTTCGCCGCGGTGGCGGCCGCCGGGGTCGACGTGGTGACCATGGCCAACAACCACGCCGTCGACTACGGACCGGCCGGGCTGCGGGACACCCTCGCCGCGGCCGCCCGCGCGCCGGTGGCCGTGGTCGGCATCGGGCCGGACGCCGACCGGGCGTTCGCGCCGTACGTGACCCGGATCCGGGGTACGACGGTCGCGGTGATCGGTGCGGACGCGGTAGCCGACCCCACCACCCGGCACTTCGCGGCAGGTGAGCACAGCCCCGGGATCGCGGTGGCCCTCAGGCCGGACCGGCTGGTGGCTGCTGTGCGGGCGGCCCGGCGCGCCGCGGACCTGGTGGTGGTCTACCTGCACTGGGGGCAGGAGCGGGTGGGCTGTCCGACGTCCGGCCAGCGCGACCTCGCCCGGCGGCTCGCCAGCGCCGGAGCCGACGTCGTGGTGGGCAGCCACGCGCACGTCCAGCTGGGCGCGGGGATGCTGGACGACACGTTCGTGGCGTACGGCCTGGGCAACTTCGTGTGGTACTCCCGAAACAGCCGACGCGAGTCCACGACGGGCATCCTCACCCTGACGACGGTGGGGCGCTCGGTGCGGAAAGTTCGGTGGACGCCGGGCCGGGTCGGCGGCGACGGACTGCCCCGATTCACGTCCGGTGACCAGGCTCTACGCCTGCGCCGGGAGTTCGCGGATCTGACCGGCTGCACCGGTTTGGGACGGATAGGGACACCCCCGGTTTGA
- a CDS encoding potassium/proton antiporter: protein MSAAELNVVLAGAMLVLLAATAAVRLSAKAGLPTLLVYLAIGLVIGEAGLGLEFEDAQLTQNLGLIALALILAEGGLTTRWSVIRPVVGLSAILATLGVAISVAVTAFVAHAALNFDWRTSILLAAAVGSTDAAAVFSVLRRLPLPGRLGATLEAESGFNDPPVVILVTLVVSDAWSQANPVVALGQVGYQLVVGVLVGLVVGRVAQWVLSRSALPAAGLYPIATLAMALLAYAGAGMVNASGLLAAYVTGLWLGNARLPHRRATLGFAEGTAWLAQIGLFVLLGLLVSPARLPAALVPALVVGGALLLLARPLTVLLCTTGFRVPWREKVFMAWAGLRGAVPIVVATIPLSAGLPAATTIFDVVFVLVVVFTLIQGPTLPFLARWLGIGSAGQARDLTVESAPLEEVGAELLQVGVPPGSRLVGVYVDELRLPTGAAVSLVVRTGRAFVPTVDTVVRAGDQLLVVTTESARPQTERRLRAVGRAGRLARWFGEHGDDPPPAAKPTADSAANATADLAADSAARSRTPSTSGRLVRRIHPRTHRARSIRPRTRTDIS, encoded by the coding sequence ATGAGCGCCGCTGAGCTCAACGTCGTTCTCGCTGGCGCCATGCTGGTCCTGCTCGCCGCGACGGCCGCGGTCCGGCTGTCGGCGAAGGCCGGCCTGCCCACCCTGCTGGTCTACCTCGCGATCGGGCTGGTGATCGGCGAGGCCGGCCTCGGCCTTGAGTTCGAGGACGCCCAGCTCACCCAGAACCTCGGCCTCATCGCCCTCGCGCTCATCCTGGCCGAGGGCGGGCTCACCACCCGCTGGTCGGTGATCCGGCCGGTCGTCGGGCTGAGCGCGATCCTGGCCACCCTGGGCGTGGCGATCAGCGTCGCCGTCACCGCGTTCGTCGCGCACGCGGCCCTGAACTTCGACTGGCGTACGTCGATCCTGCTCGCCGCCGCGGTCGGGTCCACCGACGCGGCCGCGGTCTTCTCCGTACTCCGGCGGCTCCCGCTACCGGGCCGCCTCGGCGCGACCCTGGAGGCCGAGTCGGGGTTCAACGACCCGCCGGTGGTCATCCTGGTGACCCTGGTGGTCTCCGACGCCTGGAGCCAGGCCAACCCGGTCGTCGCGCTCGGTCAGGTGGGCTACCAGCTGGTCGTCGGGGTCCTTGTCGGCCTGGTCGTGGGCCGGGTCGCCCAGTGGGTGCTGTCCCGGAGCGCCCTGCCGGCCGCCGGCCTGTATCCCATCGCGACTCTCGCCATGGCGCTGCTCGCCTACGCCGGCGCCGGGATGGTCAACGCCAGCGGACTCCTCGCGGCGTACGTCACCGGGCTGTGGCTGGGCAACGCGCGGCTGCCCCACCGGCGGGCCACCCTGGGCTTCGCCGAGGGCACCGCCTGGCTGGCCCAGATCGGGTTGTTCGTCCTGCTCGGGCTGCTGGTCAGCCCGGCCCGGCTGCCCGCCGCCCTGGTGCCGGCACTGGTCGTCGGCGGCGCGCTGCTGTTGCTGGCCCGGCCGCTGACCGTGCTCCTCTGTACGACCGGCTTCCGGGTGCCGTGGCGCGAGAAGGTCTTCATGGCCTGGGCCGGGCTGCGGGGCGCGGTGCCGATCGTGGTGGCCACCATCCCGCTGAGCGCGGGTCTGCCCGCGGCCACCACGATCTTCGACGTCGTCTTCGTCCTAGTGGTGGTCTTCACCCTGATCCAGGGACCGACGCTGCCGTTCCTCGCCCGGTGGCTGGGGATCGGGTCCGCCGGGCAGGCCCGGGACCTGACCGTGGAGTCGGCCCCGCTGGAGGAGGTGGGCGCCGAACTGCTCCAGGTCGGCGTACCCCCTGGGTCCCGTCTCGTCGGGGTCTACGTCGACGAGCTGCGGCTGCCCACCGGCGCGGCGGTCAGCCTGGTCGTCCGCACCGGCCGGGCGTTCGTGCCCACCGTCGACACCGTCGTCCGCGCCGGGGACCAGCTGCTGGTGGTCACCACCGAGAGCGCCCGCCCGCAGACCGAACGCCGGTTGCGAGCGGTGGGCAGGGCCGGGCGGCTCGCCCGGTGGTTCGGCGAACACGGCGACGACCCGCCGCCGGCCGCGAAGCCGACAGCCGATTCGGCAGCCAATGCGACAGCCGACCTCGCAGCCGACTCCGCGGCCCGCTCCCGGACGCCCTCGACGTCGGGGCGTCTCGTGCGCCGGATCCACCCGCGGACCCACCGAGCGCGATCCATCCGCCCGCGAACCAGGACGGACATCTCATGA
- a CDS encoding ArsB/NhaD family transporter → MTAVLAVGIFVLAYVFIATEKVHRVTAALAGAGLMALAGIVDAHSAFFAEETGVEWNVIFLLLGMMIIVSILKQTGLFQYLAIWAAKRARGRPYRLMVMLVLITAALSPFLDNVTTVLLIAPVTVLVCRRLGLPIAPYLIAEALASNIGGTSTLIGDPPNIIIGTRAGLSFNDFLFNLAPIVVVLVGVFVLMCRWLFRDALGRRPQHTEDLMDLDEREAITDPKMLLRCLVVLAGVVVAFALHSVFHLEPSIVALLGAGVMVVVSGTSSQQFLEEVEWSTLVFFMALFVLVGGLVRTGVIERLGEAAISAVGGEYLLAATALLFGSAVLGAFVDNIPYVATMVPIVQGVVDAAPDPEQGTALWWAFALGADLGGNATAVAASANVVVLGIAARNGERISFWEFTKYGAIVTAVTVAIAWPYVWLRYFALG, encoded by the coding sequence CTGACAGCAGTACTCGCCGTGGGCATCTTCGTCCTCGCCTACGTGTTCATCGCCACCGAGAAGGTGCACCGGGTCACCGCGGCCCTCGCCGGCGCCGGCCTGATGGCACTGGCCGGCATCGTCGACGCCCACTCCGCGTTCTTCGCCGAGGAGACCGGCGTGGAGTGGAACGTCATCTTCCTGCTGCTCGGGATGATGATCATCGTCAGCATCCTCAAGCAGACCGGGCTGTTCCAGTACCTCGCCATCTGGGCGGCGAAACGGGCCCGCGGGCGGCCGTACCGGCTGATGGTCATGCTCGTCCTGATCACCGCGGCGCTGTCGCCGTTCCTGGACAACGTGACCACGGTGCTGCTGATCGCTCCGGTCACGGTTTTGGTCTGCCGGCGGCTCGGCCTCCCGATCGCGCCGTACCTCATCGCGGAGGCTCTGGCCTCCAACATCGGCGGTACCTCCACGCTCATCGGTGACCCGCCGAACATCATCATCGGCACCCGCGCCGGCCTGTCGTTCAACGACTTCCTGTTCAACCTCGCACCGATCGTGGTCGTGCTGGTCGGCGTGTTCGTGCTGATGTGCCGGTGGCTGTTCAGGGACGCGCTGGGCCGCCGGCCACAGCACACCGAGGATCTGATGGACCTCGACGAGCGGGAGGCGATCACCGACCCGAAGATGCTCCTCCGGTGCCTCGTCGTGCTGGCGGGCGTGGTGGTGGCGTTCGCGCTGCACTCGGTGTTCCACCTCGAGCCTTCCATCGTGGCGCTGCTCGGCGCCGGCGTGATGGTGGTGGTGTCCGGCACGTCCTCGCAGCAGTTCCTGGAGGAGGTGGAGTGGTCCACGCTCGTGTTCTTCATGGCGTTGTTCGTGCTGGTCGGCGGGCTGGTGCGCACCGGGGTGATCGAACGGCTCGGCGAGGCGGCGATCTCGGCGGTGGGCGGTGAGTACCTCCTCGCGGCGACCGCGCTGCTGTTCGGCTCGGCGGTCCTCGGCGCGTTCGTGGACAACATCCCTTACGTCGCCACGATGGTGCCGATCGTGCAGGGCGTGGTGGACGCGGCGCCCGACCCCGAGCAGGGCACGGCCCTGTGGTGGGCGTTCGCGCTCGGCGCCGACCTCGGCGGCAACGCGACCGCGGTCGCGGCCAGCGCCAACGTGGTGGTGCTCGGCATCGCCGCCCGCAACGGCGAACGCATCAGTTTCTGGGAGTTCACGAAGTACGGCGCGATCGTGACCGCGGTGACGGTGGCGATCGCCTGGCCCTACGTCTGGCTGCGCTACTTCGCCCTGGGCTGA